A genome region from Vicia villosa cultivar HV-30 ecotype Madison, WI unplaced genomic scaffold, Vvil1.0 ctg.002570F_1_1, whole genome shotgun sequence includes the following:
- the LOC131639257 gene encoding non-seed lectin-like, with amino-acid sequence MAFHLTNLPTHRLFSLVFFFLLATNINSAQPLSFNFNKLTNGNPELIIQGDAHFVDGGFVALTNRTPPATTTGRALYKTPVTLWNDTTGQVASFNTSFSFVVESPEEQPCPTDGLIFFIAPLDTVIPNNSDSRYLGVVDGKNAINRFVGLEFDLYPNYFDPYMRHIGIDVNSLISLKTEKWNWVSDSLTKVTITYDSPSNELSALVTYENGEYTSIAQAVDLKTVLPNIVRIGFSATSKTGVAHNIHSWSFSHQTWKQL; translated from the coding sequence ATGGCTTTTCATCTCACAAACCTTCCAACTCACAGACTATTCTCTCTTGTTTTCTTTTTCCTGTTGGCCACAAATATAAACTCAGCTCAACCACTTTCCTTCAATTTCAACAAACTCACCAATGGTAATCCAGAATTAATCATTCAAGGGGACGCCCATTTTGTAGACGGTGGTTTTGTGGCACTCACCAACAGAACACCTCCAGCTACAACCACAGGACGTGCCTTATATAAAACACCTGTGACCCTTTGGAACGATACTACTGGCCAAGTTGCCAGCTTTAACACTTCCTTTTCGTTCGTTGTAGAATCCCCGGAGGAACAACCTTGTCCAACTGATGGACTGATCTTTTTCATTGCACCCCTGGACACCGTGATTCCCAATAACTCAGACAGTAGATATCTAGGAGTAGTTGATGGTAAAAATGCAATAAATCGATTTGTTGGTTTAGAGTTTGACCTTTATCCCAATTATTTTGATCCCTATATGAGACATATTGGAATCGATGTCAACTCTTTAATTTCGCTCAAAACTGAGAAATGGAATTGGGTGAGTGATTCATTGACAAAAGTAACTATAACATATGACTCTCCTTCTAACGAGTTGAGTGCTCTTGTCACTTACGAAAATGGAGAATACACTAGCATTGCACAAGCGGTTGATTTGAAAACTGTGCTTCCCAACATTGTTAGGATTGGTTTTTCTGCTACTTCAAAAACTGGTGTAGCACACAACATTCATTCATGGTCATTTTCGCATCAGACTTGGAAACAACTATAA